In Acidaminococcus fermentans DSM 20731, one genomic interval encodes:
- the rnr gene encoding ribonuclease R: MTNTEMETKILGYMKEHPTAPLSADELLQALTLEGADLKLFWTVMKELEDRGQVIKTRFNIYGLPAAMGLVVGRCQVTSKGFAFVIPEEKTEDGDLFIPASSLSGAMDGDTVIARVMQSGYDDRQEGKIIRILNRAHHKLVGTFSKSGEFGFVIPDNKRVGRDIYVRRKDFNGARDKEKVVVEITTWPDERRNAEGKIVEILGKPGDIGLEILSIIKDNDLPTKFPAPVQVAAEKVEQKIKKKEIQNRLDRRDWNIITIDGVDSKDLDDAVYVEKQGDNYFLGVYIADVSYYVQPHSVLDQEAYERGTSVYLVDRVLPMLPVELSNGICSLNEGEDRLTMACEMLLDGKTGRTLSFTIAPCVINNHHRMNYPDVRAILVDQDEALREKYADIVPMLEDMARLQQVLHKKRERRGAINFELPEQKVLLDDQKHPVAIVKRERSVAEMLIEEFMLAANETVAGFMARHKRPFIYRVHDLPDPEKIQNLAKLMALFGVTLKVEEKMRPKDLQRALDKVAGKPEEKLVSTVALRSMRQAVYQTENIGHFGLAAHFYTHFTSPIRRYPDLMVHRLLRRQLDGERLSRQQAEERTQRLSLVASHCSVRERAAIDAERQTVDLKMAEYMVQFVGKEFTGTISGVSSFGFFVELDNGVEGLVHVSSLNDDYYDYIEGQYALIGQHLGHRYRLGDQVDIQVLQVDVAERKIDFVLAGLAPEAADQMRRELGRQKKTKTGIATGKLRNDTTGRKSGERKESGKKNSRGGRRKKKKNGSPRQNGTGLSQLVPQETTPAGESGKKKKNNRRRRRRRDRKHGKTSEGNRRKPESQA, encoded by the coding sequence ATGACAAATACAGAAATGGAAACCAAGATCCTGGGGTATATGAAGGAACACCCCACGGCTCCCTTGTCCGCCGATGAACTGCTCCAGGCCCTGACCCTGGAAGGGGCGGACCTGAAACTGTTCTGGACAGTGATGAAGGAGCTGGAAGACCGGGGCCAGGTGATCAAGACCCGGTTCAACATCTATGGGCTGCCGGCGGCCATGGGTCTGGTGGTGGGCCGCTGCCAGGTGACCAGCAAGGGCTTTGCCTTTGTGATCCCGGAAGAAAAGACGGAAGACGGGGATCTGTTCATCCCGGCCAGCAGCCTCAGCGGCGCCATGGACGGGGATACGGTGATCGCCCGGGTGATGCAGAGCGGCTATGATGACCGGCAGGAAGGAAAGATCATCCGGATCCTGAACCGGGCCCATCACAAACTGGTGGGGACCTTCAGCAAATCCGGGGAATTCGGCTTCGTGATCCCGGACAACAAACGGGTGGGACGGGACATCTATGTGCGCCGGAAAGACTTCAACGGGGCCCGGGACAAGGAAAAGGTGGTGGTGGAGATCACCACCTGGCCGGACGAACGGCGGAACGCGGAAGGGAAGATCGTGGAGATCCTGGGGAAACCCGGGGACATCGGTCTGGAAATCCTTTCCATCATCAAGGACAACGACCTGCCCACCAAATTCCCGGCTCCTGTCCAGGTGGCCGCGGAAAAAGTGGAACAGAAGATCAAAAAGAAGGAAATCCAGAACCGGCTGGACCGGCGGGACTGGAACATCATCACCATCGACGGAGTGGATTCCAAGGACCTGGATGATGCGGTGTATGTGGAAAAACAGGGGGACAACTATTTCCTGGGGGTCTACATTGCCGATGTAAGCTACTATGTGCAGCCCCATTCCGTCCTGGATCAGGAAGCCTATGAACGGGGCACCAGCGTGTACCTGGTGGACCGGGTGCTGCCCATGCTGCCGGTGGAACTGAGCAACGGCATCTGCAGCCTGAACGAAGGGGAAGACCGGCTGACCATGGCCTGTGAAATGCTCCTGGACGGGAAAACCGGCCGGACCCTTTCCTTTACCATCGCCCCCTGTGTGATCAACAACCACCATCGGATGAATTATCCCGATGTGCGGGCCATCCTGGTGGACCAGGATGAGGCCCTGCGGGAAAAATATGCGGACATCGTCCCCATGCTGGAAGACATGGCCCGGCTCCAGCAGGTGCTCCACAAGAAACGGGAACGGCGGGGCGCCATCAACTTCGAGCTGCCGGAACAGAAGGTGCTGCTGGATGATCAGAAGCATCCGGTGGCCATTGTGAAGCGGGAACGGTCCGTGGCCGAGATGCTCATTGAAGAATTCATGCTGGCCGCCAACGAAACGGTGGCCGGATTCATGGCCAGACACAAACGGCCTTTCATTTACCGTGTCCACGACCTGCCTGATCCGGAAAAGATCCAGAACCTGGCCAAACTCATGGCCCTGTTCGGGGTGACCCTGAAGGTGGAAGAAAAGATGCGGCCCAAGGATCTCCAGCGGGCCCTGGACAAGGTGGCCGGAAAACCGGAAGAGAAGCTGGTTTCCACGGTGGCCCTGCGGAGCATGCGCCAGGCGGTGTACCAGACGGAAAACATCGGCCATTTCGGCCTGGCAGCCCATTTCTATACCCATTTCACTTCTCCCATCCGCCGCTATCCGGATCTGATGGTCCACCGGCTCCTGCGCCGTCAGCTGGACGGAGAACGGCTGAGCCGGCAGCAGGCGGAAGAGCGGACCCAGCGGCTGAGCCTGGTGGCCTCCCATTGTTCCGTGCGGGAACGGGCGGCCATCGACGCGGAGCGGCAGACAGTGGATCTGAAAATGGCCGAATACATGGTCCAGTTCGTGGGGAAGGAATTCACCGGGACCATTTCCGGGGTTTCCTCCTTTGGCTTCTTCGTGGAACTGGACAACGGGGTGGAAGGACTGGTCCATGTGTCCAGCCTGAACGATGACTATTATGACTATATCGAGGGCCAGTATGCCCTGATCGGCCAGCATCTGGGCCACCGGTACCGGCTGGGGGACCAGGTGGATATCCAGGTGCTCCAGGTGGATGTGGCGGAGCGGAAGATTGATTTTGTCCTGGCCGGACTGGCGCCGGAAGCGGCGGATCAGATGCGCCGGGAACTGGGACGTCAGAAAAAGACCAAGACCGGCATTGCCACCGGGAAGCTGCGGAATGACACCACCGGCCGGAAATCCGGGGAACGGAAGGAATCCGGGAAGAAAAACAGCCGGGGCGGACGCCGGAAAAAGAAGAAGAACGGCTCCCCCAGACAAAACGGGACCGGACTGAGCCAATTGGTGCCCCAGGAAACGACTCCTGCAGGGGAAAGCGGAAAAAAGAAGAAAAACAACCGCCGGCGGCGGAGAAGAAGGGATCGGAAACATGGAAAAACCAGTGAAGGCAATCGCAGAAAACCGGAAAGCCAGGCATGA
- the smpB gene encoding SsrA-binding protein SmpB, which produces MEKPVKAIAENRKARHDYNIHETYETGIVLTGTEVKSLRQGKANLKDSYAAVTKSGEVYLYNLHISPYEHGNRFNVDPLRDRKLLMHKREIQKLIGKTREKGFTLVPLQLYFSHGLVKCKLALATGKKLYDKRQAMADRAAKRDMDRAMKERNR; this is translated from the coding sequence ATGGAAAAACCAGTGAAGGCAATCGCAGAAAACCGGAAAGCCAGGCATGATTACAACATCCACGAAACCTATGAAACCGGCATCGTCCTGACGGGTACGGAGGTGAAATCCCTCCGTCAGGGCAAGGCCAACCTGAAGGATTCCTATGCGGCAGTGACCAAATCCGGCGAAGTGTACCTGTACAACCTGCACATCAGTCCCTACGAACACGGGAACCGGTTCAATGTGGACCCGCTCCGGGACCGGAAACTGCTGATGCATAAACGGGAAATCCAGAAGCTGATCGGAAAGACCCGGGAAAAGGGATTCACCCTGGTGCCCCTGCAGCTGTATTTCAGCCACGGACTGGTGAAATGCAAGCTGGCCCTGGCTACCGGGAAAAAGCTCTATGACAAGCGCCAGGCCATGGCGGACCGGGCGGCCAAGCGGGACATGGACCGGGCCATGAAGGAAAGGAACCGGTGA
- a CDS encoding 2-hydroxyacid dehydrogenase — translation MKVLCYGVRDVELPIFEACNKEFGYDIKCVPDYLNTKETAEMAAGFDAVILRGNCFANKQNLDIYKKLGVKYILTRTAGTDHIDKEYAKELGFPMAFVPRYSPNAIAELAVTQAMMLLRHTAYTTSRTAKKNFKVDAFMFSKEVRNCTVGVVGLGRIGRVAAQIFHGMGATVIGEDVFEIKGIEDYCTQVSLDEVLEKSDIITIHAPYIKENGAVVTRDFLKKMKDGAILVNCARGQLVDTEAVIEAVESGKLGGYGCDVLDGEASVFGKDLEGQKLENPLFEKLVDLYPRVLITPHLGSYTDEAVKNMVEVSYQNLKDLAETGDCPNKIK, via the coding sequence ATGAAGGTTTTATGTTATGGTGTAAGAGATGTAGAACTGCCGATTTTTGAAGCCTGCAACAAAGAATTTGGTTACGACATCAAATGTGTCCCTGATTATCTGAACACGAAAGAAACCGCCGAAATGGCTGCTGGCTTTGATGCGGTTATCCTGCGCGGCAACTGCTTCGCCAATAAACAGAACCTGGACATTTACAAAAAACTGGGCGTAAAATACATCCTGACCCGTACCGCCGGCACGGATCATATCGATAAGGAATATGCCAAGGAACTGGGCTTCCCCATGGCTTTCGTTCCCCGTTATTCCCCCAACGCCATTGCTGAACTGGCTGTAACCCAGGCCATGATGCTGCTGCGTCATACCGCTTACACCACTTCCCGCACTGCCAAGAAGAACTTCAAGGTTGATGCCTTCATGTTCTCCAAAGAAGTCCGCAACTGCACCGTGGGTGTTGTTGGTCTGGGCCGGATCGGCCGTGTGGCTGCCCAGATCTTCCATGGCATGGGCGCTACCGTTATCGGGGAAGACGTTTTCGAAATCAAAGGGATCGAAGATTACTGCACCCAGGTTTCCCTGGATGAAGTCCTGGAAAAATCCGACATCATCACCATCCATGCTCCGTACATCAAAGAAAACGGCGCTGTGGTTACCCGCGATTTCTTGAAGAAGATGAAAGACGGCGCCATCCTGGTGAACTGCGCTCGCGGCCAGCTGGTTGACACCGAAGCTGTCATCGAAGCTGTGGAAAGCGGTAAACTGGGCGGCTACGGCTGCGACGTTCTGGATGGGGAAGCCAGCGTATTCGGCAAGGATCTGGAAGGCCAGAAACTGGAAAATCCGCTGTTCGAAAAACTGGTTGACCTGTATCCCAGAGTCCTGATCACCCCGCATCTGGGCTCCTACACCGACGAAGCCGTAAAGAACATGGTGGAAGTTTCCTACCAGAACCTGAAAGATCTGGCTGAAACCGGCGACTGCCCCAACAAGATCAAATAA
- the pap gene encoding polyphosphate:AMP phosphotransferase, with protein MLDKIDLKTKISKEEYTKRMEEEENRLGFLQRAVRDARIPVIILFEGFRASWRSQLISKVIHALDPRGFRVFSSSKTTERQKESPFFLQFWKELPPAGQITIHHRAWYFLRNEHAVGDPDEASEWYDVSFDEINHFEKELVQGGCVLIKIFTHISKKKQKENMEKGQETMGSRWEKLTPGGIEGIDYNAYRDVYETMLTATNTDLAPWHIVPMEDKRTGTEAVFRVLITALEEALKDRQRPVDPEKGPAKDLTIPDILSTYTPYQPMEQEEYSKKLKKYQKRLEELQFELAKRKISTIVAFEGQDAGGKGGAIKRLSESFDPLGYRVNPVSAPNEWEKQFHYLWRFWTKIPAPGEIAIFDRTWYGRVLVERVEGFAKISEWRRAYEEINDMEAQWVKQGIIVQKFWMQIDPEEQLKRFQARENDPNKTWKITPEDWRNRDKWDAYVDAVNEMLYRTDTKEAPWTVVEANNKLYARLKVLETMIHRMEAVL; from the coding sequence GTGCTGGATAAAATCGATCTGAAGACGAAAATTTCCAAAGAAGAATATACAAAGCGGATGGAAGAGGAAGAAAACCGCCTGGGCTTTCTCCAGCGGGCAGTCCGGGATGCCAGAATCCCGGTAATTATCCTGTTTGAAGGTTTCCGGGCGTCCTGGCGGAGCCAGCTGATCAGCAAGGTGATCCATGCCCTGGACCCCCGGGGATTCCGGGTGTTTTCCTCGTCCAAGACCACGGAAAGGCAGAAAGAAAGCCCGTTCTTTCTCCAGTTCTGGAAGGAACTGCCGCCGGCGGGACAGATCACCATCCATCACCGGGCCTGGTATTTCCTGCGGAATGAACATGCAGTGGGAGATCCGGATGAAGCTTCGGAATGGTATGATGTAAGTTTTGATGAAATCAACCATTTTGAAAAGGAACTGGTCCAGGGCGGCTGTGTGCTGATAAAGATCTTCACCCACATCTCCAAAAAGAAGCAGAAGGAGAATATGGAAAAAGGACAGGAAACCATGGGCAGCCGGTGGGAAAAACTGACCCCCGGAGGCATCGAGGGTATCGACTACAACGCCTACCGGGATGTGTATGAAACCATGCTGACCGCCACCAATACGGACCTGGCTCCCTGGCACATCGTTCCCATGGAGGACAAGCGCACCGGGACGGAAGCGGTGTTCCGGGTCCTGATCACCGCCCTGGAAGAAGCCCTGAAGGACCGGCAGCGGCCGGTGGATCCGGAAAAAGGACCGGCCAAAGACCTGACCATCCCGGATATCCTTTCCACCTATACCCCCTATCAGCCCATGGAACAGGAAGAATACAGCAAGAAGCTGAAAAAATACCAGAAACGGCTGGAAGAACTCCAGTTTGAACTGGCCAAACGGAAAATCAGCACCATTGTGGCCTTTGAAGGCCAGGATGCCGGAGGCAAGGGCGGCGCCATCAAGAGGCTGTCGGAATCCTTCGATCCCCTGGGCTACCGGGTGAATCCGGTGAGCGCCCCCAATGAATGGGAAAAGCAGTTCCATTATCTGTGGCGGTTCTGGACCAAAATCCCGGCCCCGGGAGAAATCGCTATTTTCGACCGGACCTGGTATGGCCGGGTGCTGGTGGAACGGGTGGAAGGCTTTGCCAAGATCAGCGAATGGCGCCGGGCCTACGAGGAAATCAACGATATGGAGGCCCAGTGGGTGAAACAGGGGATCATCGTCCAGAAGTTCTGGATGCAGATCGATCCGGAGGAACAGCTGAAACGGTTCCAGGCCCGGGAAAACGATCCCAACAAAACCTGGAAGATCACCCCGGAAGACTGGCGGAACCGGGACAAATGGGATGCCTATGTGGATGCGGTGAACGAAATGCTCTATCGGACGGACACCAAAGAGGCGCCCTGGACGGTGGTGGAAGCCAACAACAAACTGTATGCCCGGCTGAAAGTCCTGGAAACCATGATCCATCGGATGGAAGCGGTGCTTTAA
- the pgeF gene encoding peptidoglycan editing factor PgeF codes for MADFAFAEAEGVEWGCFPAWEKWGVVHGFLCRNGGCSPQFPGGLNLSYNVGDDRTNVLANRQKMAAALGFPLERAVACQQVHSTHVAVVTEKDAGKGTLTLADAVPETDGMVTDCRRLPLLISYADCVPILLTDTRTGAVGAVHGGWRGSVGKIVPHALEVMKEAFGTRPQDVAAGIGPSIGPCCYEVSQEVADRAGAWPGCLTPHGPGHWMLDLWQLNTLELLEAGVPREQIFRADCCTSCHRDRFFSYRAEKGKTGRLYAVIYRK; via the coding sequence ATGGCTGATTTTGCCTTTGCAGAAGCGGAAGGTGTGGAATGGGGCTGTTTTCCTGCCTGGGAAAAGTGGGGTGTGGTCCACGGATTCCTGTGCCGGAACGGGGGCTGCAGTCCCCAGTTCCCAGGTGGACTGAACCTGAGTTACAATGTGGGAGATGACCGGACCAACGTCCTGGCCAACCGGCAGAAAATGGCGGCGGCCCTGGGTTTTCCTCTGGAACGGGCAGTGGCCTGTCAGCAGGTCCACAGCACCCATGTGGCGGTGGTAACGGAGAAGGATGCCGGCAAGGGTACCCTGACTCTGGCGGATGCCGTACCGGAAACGGACGGCATGGTGACGGACTGCCGGCGGCTGCCCCTGTTGATTTCCTATGCGGACTGTGTGCCCATCCTGCTGACGGATACCCGTACAGGAGCAGTGGGCGCTGTCCACGGCGGCTGGCGGGGCAGTGTGGGGAAAATCGTCCCCCATGCCCTGGAAGTGATGAAAGAAGCCTTTGGCACCCGGCCCCAGGATGTGGCGGCAGGGATCGGTCCGTCCATCGGTCCCTGCTGTTATGAAGTGAGCCAGGAAGTGGCGGACCGGGCGGGAGCCTGGCCCGGCTGCCTGACCCCTCACGGACCCGGCCACTGGATGCTGGATCTGTGGCAGCTGAATACCCTGGAACTCCTGGAAGCGGGAGTGCCCCGGGAACAGATTTTCCGGGCGGACTGCTGCACCAGCTGCCACAGGGACCGGTTCTTCTCCTACCGGGCAGAAAAGGGGAAAACAGGCCGCCTGTATGCGGTGATTTATCGAAAATAA
- a CDS encoding YggS family pyridoxal phosphate-dependent enzyme — MLQDKIAAVEAKIQEALANRKEPKATGDKVTILAVTKNHPADIVTETLAAGLTEIGENRVQEAMHKQAVLPPGGNWHLIGHLQTNKARHAVEHFALIESVDSLKLMAHLEKAAAELDKVQDVLLQINEAGEVQKSGFAPEDFRAAVPELKNYPHIRVRGVMVIAQATDHVEETRPVFAAGYRDFLFLRDALPDIPVDILSMGMTHDYWIAVEEGANEVRVGSALFGARDYSLKF; from the coding sequence ATGTTACAGGATAAGATTGCAGCGGTGGAGGCCAAAATCCAGGAAGCCCTGGCCAACCGGAAGGAGCCCAAGGCAACGGGGGACAAGGTGACCATCCTGGCGGTGACCAAGAATCACCCGGCGGACATCGTCACGGAAACCCTGGCGGCAGGGCTTACGGAAATCGGGGAAAACCGGGTGCAGGAAGCCATGCACAAGCAGGCGGTGCTGCCCCCTGGGGGCAACTGGCATCTGATCGGCCATCTGCAGACCAACAAGGCCAGGCATGCGGTGGAGCATTTTGCCCTGATTGAAAGCGTGGACAGCCTGAAGCTGATGGCCCATCTGGAAAAGGCGGCGGCTGAACTGGACAAGGTCCAGGATGTGCTGCTCCAGATCAACGAGGCGGGAGAAGTGCAGAAAAGCGGCTTCGCTCCGGAGGATTTCCGGGCTGCGGTTCCGGAACTGAAGAACTATCCCCATATCCGGGTGCGGGGGGTCATGGTGATTGCCCAGGCCACGGACCATGTGGAGGAAACCCGTCCGGTGTTTGCTGCCGGGTACCGGGATTTCCTGTTTTTACGGGATGCCCTTCCGGACATTCCGGTGGATATCCTTTCCATGGGGATGACCCACGATTACTGGATCGCGGTGGAAGAAGGAGCCAATGAAGTGCGGGTGGGTTCCGCTCTTTTCGGAGCCCGGGACTATTCATTAAAATTTTAA
- a CDS encoding cell division protein SepF codes for MKKISKLLEYFGLYNGDNRQEEEETAPAPEQEDSKVVPMFGSGSSSWRDKSYEKDYDRPYEKTYDKPYDKVFDRDYDSTPEAPKEEVSSSRTGDKVLSMPVNRSPVSVVVIEPIDFNDSQKMADYLCKNQPVVINFEDTDADVRKRIIDFISGTIYALDGTLRKIGRNLLVCAPPNVDIDTENTNFGTEGSNDPWQR; via the coding sequence ATGAAAAAAATCAGCAAGCTCTTGGAATATTTTGGCCTGTACAACGGTGACAACCGGCAGGAAGAGGAAGAAACGGCTCCGGCCCCGGAACAGGAGGACAGCAAAGTGGTTCCCATGTTCGGCAGCGGCAGCAGTTCCTGGCGGGACAAAAGCTACGAAAAGGACTATGACCGGCCTTACGAAAAAACCTATGACAAACCCTATGACAAGGTGTTCGACCGGGACTATGACAGCACTCCGGAGGCGCCCAAGGAAGAAGTCTCTTCCAGCCGGACCGGGGACAAGGTGCTTTCCATGCCGGTGAACCGGAGCCCGGTGAGTGTGGTGGTCATCGAGCCCATCGATTTCAATGATTCCCAGAAAATGGCGGATTACCTGTGCAAGAACCAGCCGGTGGTGATCAATTTCGAAGATACGGATGCGGATGTGCGGAAGCGGATCATCGACTTCATCAGCGGCACCATCTATGCCCTGGACGGGACTCTGCGGAAAATCGGCCGGAACCTGCTGGTATGTGCACCTCCCAATGTGGATATCGATACGGAAAACACCAATTTTGGGACGGAAGGGAGCAATGATCCATGGCAAAGATAA
- the proC gene encoding pyrroline-5-carboxylate reductase: MAKIKETDKIVFIGCGAMGEAILKGILQGGLVRKEQVTAAVPTAKRQAYLKETYGIPVTGDNREAVAGAHLVILAVKPQMAKEAVTGDLVAALPEKATILSIMGSYDLAMLHDLVPGHPVIRTMPNTPLSVGMGMTALTADDQVAPEVLDEAEAIFQSCGETVRVDEKAMEAITAISGCGPGYFFVVMDALADAGVMAGLPRALAIKLAAQTMAGSGVMGLKTGLHPAQLRDQVTSPGGTTIAGIKALENHGVRGAFYDAVQAVLDRSAALKK, from the coding sequence ATGGCAAAGATAAAGGAAACGGATAAAATCGTCTTCATCGGCTGCGGTGCCATGGGGGAAGCCATCCTCAAAGGCATCCTCCAGGGGGGACTGGTCCGGAAGGAACAGGTGACGGCGGCGGTCCCCACGGCCAAACGGCAGGCCTATCTGAAAGAAACCTACGGGATCCCTGTGACCGGGGACAACCGGGAAGCTGTGGCCGGTGCCCATCTGGTGATCCTGGCAGTGAAACCCCAGATGGCCAAGGAAGCGGTTACGGGGGATCTGGTGGCTGCCCTGCCGGAAAAGGCCACCATCCTGTCCATTATGGGCAGCTATGATCTGGCCATGCTCCACGATCTGGTGCCCGGCCATCCGGTGATCCGGACTATGCCCAACACGCCCCTTTCCGTAGGCATGGGAATGACGGCCCTTACTGCCGATGACCAGGTGGCGCCGGAAGTGCTGGACGAAGCGGAAGCCATTTTCCAGTCCTGCGGCGAAACGGTCCGGGTGGACGAAAAAGCCATGGAAGCCATTACCGCCATCAGCGGCTGCGGCCCTGGGTATTTCTTCGTGGTGATGGATGCCCTGGCGGATGCCGGAGTCATGGCCGGACTGCCCCGGGCCCTGGCCATCAAACTGGCGGCCCAGACCATGGCGGGCAGCGGTGTCATGGGGCTGAAGACCGGTCTCCATCCGGCCCAGCTCCGGGATCAGGTAACCAGCCCGGGCGGCACCACCATTGCAGGGATCAAGGCCCTGGAAAACCATGGAGTGAGAGGAGCGTTTTACGATGCGGTGCAGGCCGTCCTGGACCGGAGTGCCGCATTGAAGAAATAA
- a CDS encoding RNA-binding protein, whose translation MANTTQQRETVLRYFKASGDAELAAQLLDLAKGARKSRRARVSGFLDPHGQNVAEIVAANYPQVRYEMNGGFQNAERQKVAFIAEDFYGQPDFAITALEILWDKRYYDIGHRDVLGAFMGLGCKREILGDIVFIDEGAQLAVDTPMVDFILSNLTKIGAATVEVKVIPLEDLKEKEQKIKLISATVAALRLDAVAASGYGVSRSRMADEIKGQNVKLNWQEAKSPSQTVKEGDVISFRSRGRVELAEVRGTTKKGRYAITLKRYI comes from the coding sequence ATGGCAAACACCACACAACAACGGGAAACGGTATTACGGTATTTCAAGGCCAGCGGGGATGCGGAACTGGCGGCCCAGCTGCTGGATCTGGCAAAAGGGGCCCGGAAGAGCCGCCGGGCCAGGGTGTCCGGATTTCTGGACCCTCATGGCCAGAATGTGGCGGAAATCGTGGCCGCCAACTATCCGCAGGTCCGGTATGAGATGAACGGGGGCTTCCAGAACGCGGAACGGCAGAAGGTGGCTTTTATTGCAGAAGATTTCTACGGTCAGCCGGATTTTGCCATTACCGCCCTGGAAATCCTCTGGGACAAACGGTATTATGACATCGGACACCGGGATGTGCTGGGGGCCTTTATGGGCCTGGGCTGCAAACGGGAGATCCTGGGGGATATTGTGTTCATCGACGAAGGCGCACAGCTGGCGGTGGATACCCCCATGGTGGATTTCATCCTGAGCAACCTGACCAAGATCGGGGCAGCCACGGTGGAAGTGAAGGTCATCCCCCTGGAAGACCTGAAGGAAAAGGAACAGAAAATCAAACTGATCTCTGCCACGGTGGCGGCCCTGCGGCTGGATGCCGTGGCGGCCAGCGGCTATGGGGTATCCCGGAGCCGGATGGCGGATGAGATCAAGGGACAGAATGTGAAACTGAACTGGCAGGAAGCCAAAAGCCCGTCCCAGACGGTGAAAGAGGGGGATGTGATCTCTTTCCGGTCCCGGGGCCGGGTGGAACTGGCGGAAGTCCGGGGCACCACAAAAAAAGGACGGTATGCCATTACCCTGAAACGGTACATCTAA
- a CDS encoding histidine phosphatase family protein has protein sequence MILLIRHGEADHHVKELTGGWTDSALTVRGQQQFQQLADCLAGDFAGRSLPRIVSSDLRRARTGAEIIAQKLGTDPVECFSFLREKNNGKAAGLNKKEALAFYHPPVTGRELDHVNYDGGETRRTFYERTIRGFRELEEPDRDLIIVSHKGTIQNILFAWLGLSIEEVAEKRISFDIRPASVTVLGMNKWGEHAVFVLNDTSYQWKKGPMGIFNFPFGA, from the coding sequence ATGATCTTACTGATTCGGCATGGGGAAGCGGATCATCATGTAAAAGAACTGACAGGGGGCTGGACGGACTCCGCCCTGACGGTGCGGGGCCAGCAGCAGTTCCAGCAGCTGGCAGACTGCCTGGCCGGGGATTTTGCCGGCCGGAGCCTGCCCCGGATCGTTTCCAGCGATCTCCGGCGGGCCCGGACCGGGGCCGAGATCATCGCCCAAAAACTGGGGACGGACCCGGTGGAATGTTTTTCCTTTCTGCGGGAAAAGAACAACGGAAAAGCCGCCGGACTGAACAAAAAAGAGGCCCTGGCCTTTTACCATCCCCCGGTGACAGGCCGGGAACTGGACCATGTGAACTACGATGGGGGAGAGACCCGGCGGACCTTCTACGAAAGGACCATCCGGGGCTTCCGGGAACTGGAGGAACCGGACCGGGATCTGATCATCGTCTCCCACAAGGGGACCATCCAGAACATCCTCTTTGCCTGGCTGGGGCTGAGCATCGAGGAAGTGGCGGAAAAAAGGATCTCCTTTGATATCCGGCCCGCCTCAGTGACGGTGCTGGGCATGAACAAATGGGGAGAGCATGCTGTGTTCGTCCTCAATGACACGTCGTATCAGTGGAAAAAAGGCCCTATGGGAATTTTCAATTTCCCCTTTGGGGCATAA
- a CDS encoding electron transfer flavoprotein subunit beta/FixA family protein: MNIAVLLKQVPAVSDIQLAADNNLVRVGAPSMLNPVDLHALEAALALKDQEGGTVTLVTMGTALASDILREGIAMGADKGILLSDERMAGSDTLATGRILAAALGKLGPFDLVLTGKRSTDGDTGQIPPALAQRLGMTLLSYADELEVKEGKATIRRLNRGGVETLQAALPAVISVTEKCGNPRTPGIRGKMAAKKAVFPVWRLEDIELEPEKAGKAGSATAVTELFAPEPHPVGTMIQGATPAEAAANLVNELRKKNLL; encoded by the coding sequence ATGAATATAGCGGTATTGCTCAAACAGGTACCGGCGGTTTCGGATATCCAACTGGCTGCAGACAACAATCTGGTCCGGGTGGGGGCTCCCTCCATGCTGAACCCGGTGGATCTCCACGCCCTGGAAGCGGCTCTGGCTCTGAAGGACCAGGAAGGGGGCACGGTGACCCTGGTGACCATGGGGACGGCCCTGGCCAGCGATATCCTCCGGGAAGGCATCGCCATGGGGGCGGACAAGGGGATCCTGCTGTCCGATGAACGGATGGCCGGATCCGACACCCTGGCCACCGGACGGATCCTGGCGGCGGCGCTGGGCAAACTGGGACCTTTTGATCTGGTGCTGACCGGGAAGCGGTCCACCGACGGGGATACCGGGCAAATCCCTCCGGCTCTGGCCCAGCGGCTGGGTATGACCCTGCTTTCCTATGCAGACGAACTGGAAGTGAAGGAAGGAAAGGCCACCATCCGCCGACTGAACCGGGGCGGGGTGGAAACCCTCCAGGCGGCTCTGCCGGCAGTGATCTCCGTAACGGAAAAATGCGGAAATCCCCGTACTCCCGGCATCCGGGGCAAAATGGCCGCCAAAAAGGCCGTATTCCCCGTATGGCGTCTGGAAGACATTGAACTGGAGCCGGAAAAGGCCGGCAAAGCCGGATCCGCCACGGCCGTCACCGAACTGTTCGCACCGGAGCCCCATCCTGTGGGCACCATGATCCAGGGGGCTACCCCGGCGGAAGCGGCAGCCAACCTGGTGAATGAACTGCGGAAAAAGAACCTGCTGTAA